A window from Primulina huaijiensis isolate GDHJ02 chromosome 13, ASM1229523v2, whole genome shotgun sequence encodes these proteins:
- the LOC140956276 gene encoding kirola-like produces MAGLPCKLIAQVAFKAGGDVFHRLMSDRPHHLSNVTPAKVQACNLHQGQYGTNGSVIEWKYTLDGKEQTAKQLLHDIDEAKKTISYKMLGGDLLETYKNMTITIHVETKNGVDFITWTVEYELLKPDNPHPLSLMGFFIEFTKEVETHIFG; encoded by the exons aTGGCAGGACTACCTTGCAAGCTTATTGCCCAAGTAGCCTTCAAAGCCGGCGGGGATGTGTTTCACCGCCTGATGAGTGATAGGCCACACCACTTGTCTAATGTCACGCCCGCAAAAGTTCAAGCCTGTAACTTACACCAAGGACAATATGGCACCAATGGCTCCGTTATCGAATGGAAATATACACTTG ATGGGAAGGAACAAACTGCCAAACAACTACTCCATGACATAGACGAGGCGAAAAAGACCATCTCCTATAAAATGCTTGGGGGAGATCTATTGGAGACGTACAAGAATATGACTATAACCATTCACGTTGAAACCAAAAACGGGGTGGATTTTATTACATGGACTGTGGAATATGAGCTGCTCAAACCGGACAATCCACATCCGCTTTCGCTCATGGGTTTCTTCATCGAGTTCACTAAAGAAGTCGAGACTCATATTTTCGGATAA